The Streptomyces sp. ICC1 DNA window CTGGTCCGTGAAGAGATGCAGCTGGCCCGTGCGGAGATGACGGAGAAGGGCAAGCGCTACGGGACGGGCGGCGGTCTCTTCGCCGCGGCGGGCGTCCTGGGCCTCTTTGCCGCCCAGGCCCTGCTGGCCACGTGCATTGCCGCCCTCGCCTTGGTCCTGCCGGTATGGGTGGCAGCCCTCGCCATCTCCGGCGTGCTCGCGGCGGTGGCCACGGCGACCGCGCTGGTCGGGAAGCGCTGGATCACACAGGCCGGCGCCCCGATTCCCGAACAGACCCTGAACAGCGTCAAGGCCGACCTGGCCGAGGTCAAGGAGAAGGCACACCGATGAACGACCACTCTCGATCCGCACCCGGCACGCATTCCGAGACGCTCACCCCCGCGGAGTTGCGCGAGAAGGTCGAGCGCACTCGCGACGAACTCGGACAGACCGTGGAGGCGCTGGCCGCCAAGGCCGACGTCAAGGCCCGAACCAAGGAGAAGACCGCCGCCATGAAGCAGCAGACTGCCGAGAAGGCCTCCCTGATCGTCGACCAGATCCGCGAGAAGGCGGGGCAGGCCGCCCAGATGGTGAAGGACAAGACCCCCGACCCCGTCCTGGACAAGACTGCCCAGGCAGCTGCCCAGGTGTGGGGCAGCGCGAGCCGAGCCGGACAGTACGCGGCGGACAAGACCCCCCACCCGCTGTTGGAGAAGGCCGGCCAGGCCGCGACGGTTGCCCGGGTGAACCGCACTCCGCTCCTGATCGGCGGCGCTGTGATCATCGTGTTCGTCCTGGTGCGCCGTAGCCGCGCTCGTCGTCGGTGAAGGCAGCGATCCAGGCAGCGATCCAGGGAGCGATCTTCGCTGTGGTCAAGGCCCCGGTCGACCGGTCGGGCGCCGTGGTGGTACGCGGACTGACGGGCACGTGGCCGGGCTGAGTCACCGGCGGCGCCGGCCCTCTTCCGCGATCCGGCCGGCGCCGCCCTGACCGTCCGCACCCCGCTGACCGTATGGCCGCGAGGCGAATGACCTGGTATCGGCCCGCTCGAGCCTGGGGGCGGGCCGATCGTCCGGCCGGCGCTCAAGGGCGCCGGAACTCACGGCTCATGACGGTCAGTGGAGGCGCATGCTTCAGTCGATCTGGCCCTGGGTGATGACCTGTATCTCGTTGGTCTCCTCGTTACGTACCCGGTACACGGCATGGGGGCCCTCGTCGCGGACTTCCTCTATCCGCCCCTTCTGCAGGTCAGGCCGTCCATCGTGATAGCTGATGCGGTCGTTCTCCGTGTGCAACACATTGCCTCCGGTGAAGCCGTCGTGACGCGGCTTGCATCCGCGTCACGGTCGGGGATACTCCTGGTCCTTTTCATCGCGTGCATGCTCTTCCGGGGTCTGCCAGGAGTCCTCGCGGCGCTGCGCGGCGGGAGGCTGCTCGGCCGGCGGTGAATCCCGGCGTCTGCGTCGGCTCCCGTACCAGAACGCACCGATCAGAAGGACGACCAGGACCACTCCGGCAAACATGAGGAAGAGCGAGGCCTGGCCTTCGGCCGCGAGTGTTTCGATAGCAGTCATGAGCGGCGCCTACCCGCGATCCGCGGCCATAGCAGGCGTAGGGCGGGTTTATCTCTGACGGTGTGCGTGCGCGGCGTATTCCAGCGGGCGGCAAGGCGGTCGCGCATCTGTTCAAGCAGTTCGAGAAGGCCGGTGAATCGCTCATGCGGAGAAGCGGAACATCGCCGACAAGGCGACCTGCGCACTCGAGCGCGGCAGGTTAGGGGAGGGGTGTGCCACCGGTGGCGTTGACGATCTCCCCGGTGATGTAACTGGCTTGGGGTGAGGCCAGGAAGACGTAGGCGGGTGCCATCTCCGCCGGCTGGGCCGCTCGGCCCAGGGGCGACT harbors:
- a CDS encoding phage holin family protein, with amino-acid sequence MSPTQQQSPVAEDSAGALVSRASRQIAELVREEMQLARAEMTEKGKRYGTGGGLFAAAGVLGLFAAQALLATCIAALALVLPVWVAALAISGVLAAVATATALVGKRWITQAGAPIPEQTLNSVKADLAEVKEKAHR
- a CDS encoding DUF3618 domain-containing protein, with amino-acid sequence MNDHSRSAPGTHSETLTPAELREKVERTRDELGQTVEALAAKADVKARTKEKTAAMKQQTAEKASLIVDQIREKAGQAAQMVKDKTPDPVLDKTAQAAAQVWGSASRAGQYAADKTPHPLLEKAGQAATVARVNRTPLLIGGAVIIVFVLVRRSRARRR
- a CDS encoding DUF6479 family protein, translated to MTAIETLAAEGQASLFLMFAGVVLVVLLIGAFWYGSRRRRRDSPPAEQPPAAQRREDSWQTPEEHARDEKDQEYPRP